A single region of the Halorussus gelatinilyticus genome encodes:
- a CDS encoding M20/M25/M40 family metallo-hydrolase: MNDFAREWDDDLREFAEELLRFDTTGGDEAPAQEFVRERLDELGFETYEWTADAEELAGHDSFPDDPDEIPVADRPSVGGVLELGDPDAGPTLVLNGHVDVVPAARESWSSDPFDPTWREAERGDGETLTARGAADMKCGLSVCVFAAKHLHERADALDGRLVVESVVGEEAGGVGAAAAALSNPYPFERDAGIIAEPTDLRPVVASEGSLMKRLRIGGRSAHAATRWRGVDVLPYFEEIRRAFRDLETERGERVTHPLYDDFPVPLPVVVGRVEAGDWASSVPAELTAELRIGVTPGETVAEVEETFERRLAELVADDDWLAEHPPEFERFSVQFEPSEIDPDEPVVGAVQRAMRANGFPDSRTEPQGATYGADSRWYIEAGIPTVMFGPGHIEQAHFPDETIPWDDVLTAGEVLADAAEAFLD, translated from the coding sequence ATGAACGACTTCGCCCGCGAGTGGGACGACGACCTCCGGGAGTTCGCCGAGGAACTGCTCCGATTCGACACGACCGGCGGCGACGAGGCCCCGGCCCAAGAGTTCGTGCGCGAGCGACTGGACGAACTCGGGTTCGAGACCTACGAGTGGACCGCCGACGCCGAGGAACTGGCCGGCCACGACTCGTTTCCGGACGACCCCGACGAGATTCCGGTCGCGGACCGGCCCTCGGTCGGCGGCGTCCTCGAACTCGGCGACCCCGACGCGGGTCCGACGCTCGTCCTGAACGGCCACGTGGACGTGGTGCCGGCCGCCCGCGAGTCGTGGTCGAGCGACCCCTTCGACCCGACGTGGCGCGAGGCGGAACGCGGCGACGGCGAGACCCTGACCGCCCGCGGCGCGGCCGACATGAAGTGCGGTCTCTCGGTCTGCGTCTTCGCGGCGAAACACCTCCACGAGCGCGCCGACGCTCTCGACGGCCGACTCGTGGTCGAGAGCGTCGTCGGCGAGGAGGCGGGCGGCGTCGGCGCGGCCGCGGCCGCGCTCTCGAACCCCTACCCCTTCGAGCGCGACGCGGGCATCATCGCGGAACCGACCGACCTGCGGCCCGTCGTCGCCTCTGAGGGGAGCCTGATGAAGCGCCTCCGCATCGGAGGGCGGTCGGCCCACGCCGCGACGCGGTGGCGCGGCGTGGACGTCCTCCCGTACTTCGAGGAGATTCGCCGGGCGTTCCGGGACCTCGAAACCGAGCGCGGCGAGCGAGTGACGCATCCGCTCTACGATGACTTCCCCGTCCCGCTGCCCGTGGTCGTCGGCCGCGTCGAGGCGGGCGACTGGGCGTCGTCGGTGCCCGCCGAGTTGACCGCCGAACTCCGCATCGGCGTCACGCCGGGCGAGACCGTCGCGGAAGTCGAGGAGACCTTCGAGCGACGACTCGCGGAGTTGGTCGCCGACGACGACTGGCTGGCCGAGCATCCCCCCGAATTCGAGCGGTTCTCCGTCCAGTTCGAACCCTCCGAAATCGACCCCGACGAACCGGTCGTCGGCGCGGTCCAGCGCGCGATGAGAGCGAACGGCTTCCCCGATTCCCGGACCGAACCGCAGGGCGCGACCTACGGCGCGGACAGTCGGTGGTACATCGAGGCCGGAATCCCGACCGTGATGTTCGGACCGGGGCACATCGAGCAGGCCCACTTCCCCGACGAGACGATTCCGTGGGACGACGTGCTGACCGCTGGCGAGGTGCTGGCGGACGCGGCCGAAGCGTTCCTCGACTGA
- a CDS encoding oxidoreductase: MARNRGEWTAARMPEMDDRVVVVTGANSGLGYEATRAFARQGAHVVMACRSEERGEAAKRRIRTEDAGGSARGSLEVAELDLADLDSVRAFADEFRAAHDELHVLCNNAGVMAIPRRETAEGFEMQFGVNHLGHFALTGHLLDALLNTAGRTRVVTQSSGVHERGDVDFRDLHHEDSYDEWDAYAQSKLANVLFAYELQRRLDDADAEVASVACHPGYAATNLQRRGPEMSGSTVRLWAMKAANAVFAQSAEDGALPMLYAATAPEIDGGEYVGPGGLFGMRGSPEIQRSSEISYDRNRAERLWRVSEELTGVTYDLERSATAD; this comes from the coding sequence ATGGCACGGAACCGCGGCGAGTGGACGGCGGCCCGGATGCCCGAGATGGACGACCGCGTCGTGGTCGTCACGGGCGCGAACAGCGGACTCGGCTACGAGGCGACCCGCGCGTTCGCCCGGCAGGGCGCACACGTCGTCATGGCCTGCCGGAGCGAGGAGCGCGGCGAGGCGGCCAAGCGCCGCATCCGCACCGAGGACGCCGGCGGGAGCGCCCGCGGGTCGCTCGAAGTCGCCGAACTCGACTTGGCGGACTTGGACTCGGTTCGAGCGTTCGCCGACGAGTTCCGCGCGGCCCACGACGAACTCCACGTCCTCTGCAACAACGCCGGCGTGATGGCGATTCCCCGCCGGGAGACCGCCGAGGGCTTCGAGATGCAGTTCGGCGTCAACCACCTCGGCCACTTCGCGCTGACCGGCCACCTGCTCGACGCGCTGTTGAACACCGCCGGCCGGACGCGCGTCGTGACCCAGAGCAGCGGCGTCCACGAGCGCGGCGACGTGGATTTCCGGGACCTCCACCACGAGGACTCCTACGACGAGTGGGACGCCTACGCCCAGAGCAAACTGGCGAACGTGCTGTTCGCCTACGAACTCCAGCGCCGCCTCGACGACGCCGACGCCGAGGTCGCCAGCGTGGCCTGTCACCCCGGCTACGCCGCCACGAACCTCCAACGGCGCGGCCCGGAGATGAGCGGTTCGACCGTCCGGCTCTGGGCGATGAAGGCCGCAAACGCCGTCTTCGCCCAGTCCGCCGAGGACGGCGCGCTCCCGATGCTCTACGCCGCGACCGCGCCCGAAATCGACGGCGGGGAGTACGTCGGACCCGGCGGTCTGTTCGGCATGCGCGGCTCACCCGAAATCCAGCGGTCGAGCGAAATCTCCTACGACCGGAACCGCGCCGAGCGACTCTGGCGGGTCTCCGAGGAGTTGACCGGCGTGACCTACGACCTCGAACGCTCGGCGACCGCGGACTGA
- a CDS encoding DUF7119 family protein: MSEDGRGEEIGAVPGGESSRDDRESSESDRRSPPTDRESPVGQPVVRGDAAVAGQAAEQAKAFDPTDPESVAEAAETVESFAANTAGAEDNVFMLRGAAACAALVRGEGSYKAAAERAGGSVTVAFIRKWARVHDLPQSIRRYVAMGQIAPTAAKHIARVGGEDRFELAWAVLDGDLTVREVRSVASAVNAGTPVEDALADHDVRPGRLTLSLPAETYRELRRAAAMEGKDPEEVVAEALDEKIS, translated from the coding sequence ATGAGCGAAGACGGACGTGGCGAAGAAATCGGGGCCGTGCCGGGAGGCGAATCCTCGCGGGACGACCGCGAATCCTCGGAGAGCGACCGGCGGTCGCCGCCCACCGACCGCGAGTCGCCGGTCGGCCAACCGGTCGTCCGCGGCGACGCCGCCGTCGCGGGACAGGCGGCCGAGCAGGCCAAGGCGTTCGACCCGACCGACCCCGAGAGCGTCGCGGAGGCCGCCGAGACCGTCGAATCCTTCGCGGCCAACACCGCCGGCGCGGAGGACAACGTGTTCATGCTCCGGGGCGCGGCCGCCTGCGCGGCGCTGGTGCGCGGCGAAGGCTCGTACAAGGCGGCGGCCGAGCGCGCCGGCGGTAGCGTGACGGTCGCGTTCATCCGCAAGTGGGCGCGGGTCCACGACCTGCCCCAGTCCATCCGGCGGTACGTGGCGATGGGCCAAATCGCGCCGACCGCCGCGAAGCACATCGCGCGGGTCGGCGGCGAGGACCGCTTCGAACTCGCGTGGGCCGTCCTCGACGGCGACCTGACGGTCCGGGAGGTCCGGTCGGTCGCTAGCGCGGTCAACGCGGGGACGCCGGTCGAGGACGCCCTCGCGGACCACGACGTCCGACCGGGCCGACTCACGCTCTCGCTCCCCGCCGAGACCTACCGGGAACTCCGCCGGGCCGCGGCGATGGAGGGCAAGGACCCCGAGGAGGTCGTCGCCGAGGCGCTGGACGAGAAAATTTCCTGA